The Cucumis melo cultivar AY chromosome 6, USDA_Cmelo_AY_1.0, whole genome shotgun sequence genome includes a region encoding these proteins:
- the LOC103491002 gene encoding gamma-tubulin complex component 2 isoform X3, translating to MENPASTSISCPSTPRWNLERPFLTGRFHQEAKTTSRFAELKLDSFSNGGLEKAIGCYDAAIQELIVIDDLLSALLGIEGRYISIKRVHGKENEVSFQVEASMDLTLQELAKRIFPLCESFLFISQFVESRSQFKKGLVNHAFAAALRALLLDYQAMVAQLEHQFRLGRLSIQGLWFYCQPMMGSMQALFAVTRQVSANDIAGSAVLNLLQSQAKAMAGDNAVRSLLEKMTQCASNAYLGILERWVYEGVIDDPYGEFFIEENKSLKKESLNQDYDTKYWRQRYSLKEGIPTFLANIAGMILTTGKYLNVMRECGHSVQLPASENSKLMSFGSNHQYLECIKAAYDFSSSELLKLIKEKYDLMGKLRSIKHYLLLDQGDFLVHFMDIARDELSKKLDEISVEKLQSLLDVALRTTAAAADPCHEDLTCCVERMSLPKSLRALKDLVDSKTLDINDQEVPMGITGLEAFSLSYKVRWPLSIVISWKSLSKYQLIFRFLFHCKHVERQLCWAWQVHQGVRSLNTRGTSISRSSLLCRSMLKFINSLLHYLTFEVLEPNWHVMHNRIQTAKSIDEVIQHHDFFLDKCLRECLLLLPQLLKVS from the exons ATGGAAAATCCAGCTTCTACATCGATTTCATGTCCTTCGACACCCCGTTGGAACCTCGAGAGGCCCTTTCTCACTGGCCGTTTTCACCAG GAAGCAAAAACTACTTCTCGTTTCGCTGAATTAAAGTTGGATTCCTTCAG CAATGGGGGCCTGGAAAAGGCCATAGGCTGTTATGATGCTGCAATTCAG GAACTTATTGTGATTGATGATCTCCTCTCTGCTCTGCTTGGAATCGAGGGACGCTATATTTCAATTAAAAGAGTTCACGGCAAAGAGAATGAAGTTTCTTTTCAGGTTGAGGCATCTATGGATTTGACTCTTCAG GAATTGGCAAAAAGAATATTTCCTCTGTGTGAGAGCTTTCTGTTCATTAGTCAGTTTGTTGAATCAAGATCTCAGTTCAAAAAGGGCTTAGTTAATCATGCCTTTGCTGCTGCACTTAGAGCTCTCCTTCTA GATTACCAAGCAATGGTAGCCCAGCTTGAGCACCAGTTTCGACTTGGTAGACTTTCCATCCAGGGATTATGGTTTTACTGTCAG CCTATGATGGGTTCCATGCAAGCATTATTTGCAGTGACACGGCAAGTTTCAGCTAATGACATTGCAGGTTCTGCAGTTCTTAATCTCTTGCAGAGCCAG GCCAAGGCTATGGCTGGTGATAATGCAGTGAGGTCTTTGCTGGAGAAGATGACACAGTGTGCAAGCAATGCTTACCTTGGTATATTAGAAAG aTGGGTTTATGAGGGAGTAATTGATGATCCTTATGGTGAATTTTTCATTGAGGAAAACAAATCTCTGAAGAAG GAGAGCCTCAATCAAGATTATGACACAAAGTATTGGAGGCAACGCTATAGTCTCAAGGAGGGAATTCCAACATTTCTTGCAAATATAGCAGGGATGATATTGACGACgggaaaatatttaaatgtcATGAGAGAGTGTGGGCACAGTGTTCag CTACCAGCATCGGAAAATTCAAAGTTAATGAGTTTTGGCTCAAATCATCAATATTTAGAGTGTATAAAAGCTGCGTATGATTTTTCCAGCAGTGAACTATTGAAACTTATTAAAGAAAAG TATGACCTGATGGGGAAGCTGAGGTCAATTAAGCATTACCTTCTGCTTGATCAG GGTGATTTCTTGGTTCATTTTATGGACATTGCTCGAGATGAACTTTCAAAAAAGCTTGATGAGATTTCTGTAGAGAAGTTACAG TCTCTTCTGGATGTTGCCTTACGCACCACAGCAGCTGCAGCAGATCCTTGCCATGAGGACTTAACGTGTTGTGTG GAAAGAATGTCATTGCCTAAAAGCTTGCGTGCGCTCAAGGATCTAGTTGACAGTAAGACTCTTGACATCAATGATCAGGAAGTACCCATGGGCATTACTGGCCTTGAGGCATTTTCTTTAAGTTACAAG GTCAGATGGCCATTGTCTATAGTCATATCATGGAAATCTCTATCAAAGTACCAGCTGATCTTTCGCTTTCTTTTCCACTGCAAGCATGTGGAACGCCAACTTTGTTGGGCATGGCAAGTGCATCAG GGGGTTCGTTCCCTTAATACCCGTGGTACATCCATCTCAAGATCATCATTACTCTGTCGTTCAATGCTTAAATTCATTAATAGCCTTCTGCACTATTTGACCTTTGAG gttcttgaACCCAATTGGCATGTAATGCACAACCGGATTCAGACTGCAAAAAGCATTGATGAG GTTATTCAGCATCATGATTTCTTCCTTGACAAGTGTCTCCGAGAATGTTTGCTTCTGTTGCCACAGTTACTCAAGGTCAGTTAA